TAGTCTGCACACTCTTTCCATTGTTTTTAATGAAAAAGCATATTCGGAAGAAAAATACCAACAGCTTATCATTGATAAAACAGGCGCTAAACATCAATCGTTCCTGGTAACTAAAGATATTTTCAACACCCAACTTGAAGATGCTATGCAGGCTATGGATCAACCAACGCTTGATGGTATTAACACATACTTTATTTCAATGTATGCAAAAGCATACGGTTTAAAGGCTGTGCTGTCGGGCCTTGGTGCAGATGAATTATTCGGGGGTTATCCTTCTTTCAGACAGCAGAAAAAAATGAAGATTGTGCAGAGAGCACCAAGCCGGTTTTTAAGAAGCCTGCAAGGATTTCCCGACCATCGCCTCCGGAAACTCAGTTATGCAGGTATGCAAAACACGGCGGCAGAGTACCTGAGTTACCGTGGCATTTTTACACCCGTATCTGTTGCGTCGTTACTTGATACTACAGAAAAAGAAATTGAAGACGACCTGATTGCTTTGAGTGAATTTTATCCTGTGAGCACGCTCAGTAATGGTAACAGGATCAGCTGGCTGGAGACAAATTTCTATATGCAGAACCAGTTATTGAAAGATTCTGATTTTATGAGTATGTGGCATGGTCTTGAAATAAGGGTTCCTTTTCTTGATAAAGAGGTGATGCTGATGGCAGGAGCCATTGACGAAGCCATTAAGTTTAAAAAAGTACCCCCCAAATATTTGTTGGTGAAGGCGTTTGAAGATGAATTACCCGAAGCTATCTGGAAACGAAAGAAACAGGGATTTACGTTCCCGTTTGAAGGGTGGTTAAAAGAGAATGAATTCATTAAGCCTTCAAATACTGATGAGGAACAATTGTATAAGAAATTTCAGCAGAAAAAATTGTCGTGGGGAAGGTATTGGTGTGCGTTGCTGATGAACAGGTTTGTGCGGAATGGATAGAAAGACCCACCCCTCGAACTACGTTCCTTCCCTACGGGAACCTCCCAGGAGGGGATACATTCTAAGAAGCTTTCGAAAAACGAGGAAGATCAATTGTTTAAACACATTGAGCAGGGAAATTATCGTGGGAAGGTATTGGTGTGCGTTGTTGATGAACAGGTTTGAGCGGAATGGATAGGAAGACCCACCCCTCGAACTACGTTCCTTCCCTACGGGAACCTCCCAGGAGGGGATACATTCTACGTGGCTTTTCGATTGAACGACTAAATTCAAGATGCAGGAGAAAAAAATTGGTTTTTTTGTGTTAACAGCCTTCTCGCACATGGGTGGTATTGAAAAGTTTAACCGGGCTTTTATGAAAGCACTGGCCGATCTTTCAGCAACACTTCAATTGAAGACCACACTCGGGGGCATGCATGACCAGCGGTTTGATCAAGATTATACAGCACAACAAACCTATCATACATTCAAGGGAAAGAAACTTTCGTTTGTGTTATGGGCAGTGAAAAAATCGTTACGGCAGGATGTAATTATCCTTGGGCATTTGAATCTTGCACCCATTGCTGTTTTATTAAAACTGATTGCTCCGAAGAAAAAACTGATCATTATCTGTCATGGTATTGAAGTGTTTGAACCTGTGAGCGGACTGAAGAAAAAAGCATTGCAACAGGCCGATCAAGTTCTAACGGTGAGCAGCTTCACCCAACAGCAATTAATTTCGAGGCAGGGCTTGCCTGCTGAAAAGATCACGGTGTTTCCTAATACGATCGATCCCTTTTTTCAATTTCCGGTTGACTTTACAAAACCGGTTTATTTACAGGAACGTTACGGTATTGCTCCGCAGGAAAAA
The DNA window shown above is from Lacibacter sp. H375 and carries:
- the asnB gene encoding asparagine synthase (glutamine-hydrolyzing) gives rise to the protein MCRIAGIFDPSIKNLQEQVINMRDAMHRGGPDDTGLFVHSSLPLALGHRRLSLIDLSEAGHQPMIDAELTIVFNGEIYNYLELRSTLQHYGHQFKTESDTEVILKAYRQWGVDAFEYFNGMFALALLDEKKQQLVLARDHAGIKPLYYYLDEHCLYFASEIRAFAKAEKVFEENTKWRSAFLTFGHLPEPITTLKNVVPLAKGTALVIELPSLKKKVQRFFKWSFTGKLKQEDEALQLMRETLEQAVERHLIADAPIGLFLSGGIDSSLLTLIASHTRKDSLHTLSIVFNEKAYSEEKYQQLIIDKTGAKHQSFLVTKDIFNTQLEDAMQAMDQPTLDGINTYFISMYAKAYGLKAVLSGLGADELFGGYPSFRQQKKMKIVQRAPSRFLRSLQGFPDHRLRKLSYAGMQNTAAEYLSYRGIFTPVSVASLLDTTEKEIEDDLIALSEFYPVSTLSNGNRISWLETNFYMQNQLLKDSDFMSMWHGLEIRVPFLDKEVMLMAGAIDEAIKFKKVPPKYLLVKAFEDELPEAIWKRKKQGFTFPFEGWLKENEFIKPSNTDEEQLYKKFQQKKLSWGRYWCALLMNRFVRNG
- a CDS encoding glycosyltransferase family 4 protein is translated as MQEKKIGFFVLTAFSHMGGIEKFNRAFMKALADLSATLQLKTTLGGMHDQRFDQDYTAQQTYHTFKGKKLSFVLWAVKKSLRQDVIILGHLNLAPIAVLLKLIAPKKKLIIICHGIEVFEPVSGLKKKALQQADQVLTVSSFTQQQLISRQGLPAEKITVFPNTIDPFFQFPVDFTKPVYLQERYGIAPQEKVIFTLTRLNSNEGYKGYDTLVSILPALLKKNIPFKYILAGKADATELLRMNTLIKSLGLEQQVMMPGFVSDEEITDHYLLADVFVMPSKGEGFGIVYTEAMACGLPVIAGNKDGSTEALQFGELGTLVDPDNADELKEALMNVLNEQHDPVQVQQKMLKYFSFEKFKERLKLVLES